The following proteins are encoded in a genomic region of Methylibium petroleiphilum PM1:
- a CDS encoding delta(1)-pyrroline-2-carboxylate reductase family protein, which translates to MTGRSTAVLPVFDAEATAALLPAAPLVDAVADAMRARRAGRLAAPERGVLPLPEGGRYLVMPAADEHLALTKSLTVHPGRAAHGLPTIQGQVLVADARDGRPLMLLDAPTLTARRTAAVTALGLRVLSTAPVRSVALLGTGAQALAHARVLAELGEVRALHVVGRTTAQADAFAERLAAELGSVELTAHGHLADALRTAQAVVTLTTSLRPVLPDQQPAGLLVVGVGAFTPQMAELPPALLRARRVVVDALDGARHEAGDLIQAAVVWSGVTELVDHLDARPEGGAAPVFKTVGHAAWDLAAAHVAQRMLTTS; encoded by the coding sequence ATGACCGGGCGGTCGACGGCGGTCCTGCCGGTGTTCGACGCCGAGGCCACTGCGGCGCTGCTGCCGGCGGCTCCGCTGGTCGATGCCGTCGCCGATGCCATGCGCGCCCGGCGGGCGGGGCGGCTGGCAGCACCCGAGCGCGGCGTCCTGCCGCTGCCGGAGGGTGGCCGCTACCTGGTCATGCCGGCCGCCGACGAGCACCTGGCTCTCACGAAGTCGCTCACCGTCCATCCGGGCCGGGCCGCGCACGGCCTGCCGACGATCCAGGGGCAGGTGCTGGTGGCCGACGCACGCGACGGCCGGCCGCTGATGCTGCTGGACGCCCCGACGCTCACCGCGCGCCGCACCGCCGCCGTCACGGCGCTCGGCCTGCGCGTACTCTCGACCGCGCCGGTCCGGTCGGTGGCCTTGCTGGGCACCGGCGCGCAGGCGCTGGCGCACGCGCGCGTGCTGGCTGAACTGGGCGAGGTGAGGGCGCTGCATGTCGTGGGCCGGACGACGGCGCAGGCCGACGCGTTCGCTGAGCGGCTGGCGGCCGAACTGGGCAGCGTCGAGCTCACGGCACATGGCCATCTTGCCGACGCCCTCCGTACAGCGCAGGCCGTCGTGACACTGACCACGAGCCTGCGGCCGGTCTTGCCGGACCAACAGCCCGCCGGCCTGCTGGTGGTCGGCGTCGGGGCTTTCACGCCGCAAATGGCCGAGTTGCCGCCAGCGCTGCTGCGGGCGCGCCGCGTCGTCGTCGATGCGCTCGACGGCGCACGCCACGAAGCCGGCGACCTGATCCAGGCGGCAGTGGTCTGGTCCGGCGTCACCGAACTCGTCGACCATCTCGATGCCCGGCCGGAAGGTGGCGCTGCGCCGGTGTTCAAGACCGTCGGCCATGCCGCCTGGGATCTGGCGGCCGCCCACGTCGCGCAGCGTATGCTCACAACTTCCTGA
- a CDS encoding histone deacetylase family protein, with amino-acid sequence MHAYYSDHYVLPLPAGHRFPMAKYRMLRDRLAAELPALRLVEAPAASDGELALAHEPAWVNAVLDGTLSATQQREIGFPWSEAMVERSRRSVGATIAAARRALDEGVAANLAGGTHHASADKGSGYCVFNDIAVAARLMQAEWHRARRTLLRVAVIDLDVHQGNGTAAIFRDDPTVFTLSLHGEKNFPFRKEASDLDVELPDGCRDAAYLAALDGALATLWARHSDAPPGLVFYLAGADPHEGDRLGRLRLSAAGLAERDRRVFAACAERGIPVVMTMGGGYGVNIDDTVTVQLASYREALAGWSAWRARAVVTADGTAAAGLR; translated from the coding sequence ATGCACGCCTACTACAGCGACCACTACGTCCTGCCGCTGCCGGCGGGCCATCGTTTCCCGATGGCGAAGTACCGGATGCTGCGGGACCGGCTGGCCGCCGAACTGCCGGCGTTGCGGCTGGTCGAGGCGCCGGCTGCCAGCGACGGCGAGCTCGCGCTGGCGCACGAGCCGGCGTGGGTGAACGCGGTGCTGGACGGCACGCTGAGCGCCACGCAGCAGCGAGAGATCGGTTTTCCCTGGTCGGAGGCGATGGTCGAGCGCTCTCGCCGCTCGGTGGGGGCGACGATCGCTGCCGCGCGCCGCGCGCTGGACGAGGGCGTGGCGGCCAATCTGGCGGGCGGCACCCACCACGCGTCGGCCGACAAGGGATCGGGCTATTGCGTCTTCAACGACATTGCCGTGGCCGCACGGCTGATGCAGGCCGAGTGGCACCGGGCGCGGCGCACGTTGCTGCGGGTCGCCGTGATCGACCTCGACGTGCACCAGGGCAACGGCACCGCGGCGATCTTCCGCGACGACCCGACCGTCTTCACGCTCTCGCTGCACGGCGAGAAGAACTTTCCCTTCCGCAAGGAGGCGAGCGACCTCGACGTCGAACTGCCCGATGGCTGCCGCGATGCGGCTTATCTGGCGGCGCTGGACGGAGCGCTCGCCACCTTGTGGGCGCGGCACAGCGACGCGCCGCCCGGCCTGGTGTTCTACCTGGCCGGCGCCGATCCGCACGAAGGCGACCGGCTGGGCCGCCTGCGGCTCAGCGCGGCGGGGCTGGCCGAGCGGGACCGGCGCGTGTTCGCCGCCTGCGCCGAGCGCGGCATCCCGGTGGTCATGACGATGGGGGGCGGCTACGGCGTGAACATCGACGACACCGTGACGGTCCAGCTGGCGAGCTACCGCGAGGCGCTTGCCGGCTGGTCGGCCTGGCGGGCACGGGCGGTGGTCACTGCGGACGGGACGGCCGCCGCCGGCCTCCGATAA
- a CDS encoding acyl-CoA thioesterase: protein MDRMSETPPPPDRPAPRPRGDFRCFRAIATRWMDNDVYGHVNNVVYYSYFDTAVNGYLIDAGVLDIHAGPVIGLVVETQCRYFAPLAFPQPIEAGLRVASLGRSSVRYEVGLFAHGDVTSAAHGHFVHVYVDRATRRPVDLPAALRQALEALQ, encoded by the coding sequence ATGGATCGCATGTCCGAGACCCCGCCGCCTCCCGACCGACCTGCACCGCGACCGCGCGGCGACTTCCGCTGCTTCCGCGCCATCGCCACGCGCTGGATGGACAACGACGTCTACGGCCACGTCAACAACGTCGTCTACTACAGCTACTTCGATACGGCGGTGAACGGCTACCTGATCGACGCCGGGGTGCTGGACATTCACGCCGGGCCGGTGATCGGCCTGGTGGTCGAGACGCAATGCCGCTACTTCGCGCCGCTGGCCTTCCCGCAGCCGATCGAGGCCGGACTGCGCGTCGCGAGCCTGGGCCGCTCCAGCGTGCGCTATGAGGTCGGGCTGTTCGCCCACGGCGACGTGACGAGCGCCGCGCACGGCCACTTCGTGCATGTCTACGTGGACCGCGCGACGCGCCGCCCGGTCGACTTGCCGGCGGCGCTGCGACAGGCGCTGGAAGCGCTGCAGTGA
- a CDS encoding patatin-like phospholipase family protein has translation MSDNFPVSHRRRCLLAGAGGLLALASCSTTAPPATAPAPPVAAAPLPPLRPPRIGLALGGGAARGFAHIGVIQVLEEQGIRPDLVVGTSAGSLVAALWAAGHSGAELGALAESMDESALTDWMYPGRGLLRGEGLARYVREHTDGRQIEAMKLPLGIVATDLASGEAILFQRGDPGVAVRASSAVPAVFQPVRIGAREYVDGGLVAPVPVQFARQMGAELVIAVDISAATEGQPTGDALKMLLQTFAIMGRNLGQYQLREADVVMRPKLQGVSGADFGARRLSVLAGREAALTTLADLRTRIAAKTHR, from the coding sequence ATGTCTGACAACTTTCCTGTCTCGCACCGGCGGCGCTGCCTGCTTGCCGGCGCGGGCGGGTTGCTGGCGTTGGCCAGCTGCTCGACGACGGCGCCGCCCGCCACGGCTCCCGCGCCGCCAGTGGCGGCTGCGCCGTTGCCGCCGCTCCGGCCGCCGCGCATCGGCCTCGCGCTGGGCGGCGGCGCCGCCCGCGGCTTCGCCCACATCGGCGTGATCCAGGTGCTGGAGGAGCAGGGGATCCGGCCCGACCTCGTGGTCGGTACCTCGGCCGGCAGCTTGGTGGCGGCCCTGTGGGCGGCCGGCCACAGCGGCGCCGAACTCGGCGCGCTGGCCGAGAGCATGGACGAATCGGCCTTGACCGACTGGATGTATCCGGGGCGCGGCCTGCTGCGCGGTGAGGGCTTGGCGCGCTACGTGCGCGAGCACACCGACGGCCGGCAGATCGAGGCCATGAAGCTGCCGCTCGGCATCGTCGCCACCGATCTGGCAAGCGGCGAAGCCATCCTGTTCCAGCGCGGCGACCCGGGTGTCGCGGTGCGGGCGTCGAGCGCGGTGCCGGCGGTGTTCCAGCCGGTCCGGATCGGTGCCCGCGAATACGTCGATGGCGGCCTGGTCGCGCCGGTGCCGGTGCAGTTCGCCCGGCAGATGGGGGCCGAACTGGTCATCGCGGTGGACATCTCTGCAGCCACCGAGGGCCAGCCGACCGGCGACGCCCTCAAGATGTTGCTGCAGACCTTTGCGATCATGGGCCGCAATCTTGGCCAGTACCAGTTGCGCGAGGCGGACGTCGTGATGCGCCCCAAGCTGCAGGGCGTGTCCGGTGCCGATTTCGGTGCCCGCCGGCTGTCGGTGCTGGCCGGACGCGAGGCCGCGCTGACGACGCTGGCCGATCTGCGCACCCGCATCGCGGCCAAGACGCACCGCTGA
- the phaP gene encoding TIGR01841 family phasin (Members of this family are phasins (small proteins associated with inclusions such as PHA granules). Note that several different families of phasins have been named PhaP despite very little sequence similarity to each other.): MLTAEQIIAAHKANLETLFGLTNKAFEGVEKLVELNLQVAKSGLGEVAEHAKATLSAKDAQELLALQANLLQPAAEKAAAYSRHLYDIASGTNAEVSKIAEGKISEAQKSFLAVVDTAIKNAPAGTENAAALVKSAVAAANNALESVTKAAKQAQDVAEANFQALNTNAVKATAAATKARR, encoded by the coding sequence ATGCTGACCGCCGAACAAATCATCGCTGCACACAAGGCCAACCTCGAGACCCTGTTCGGTCTCACCAACAAGGCCTTCGAAGGCGTCGAGAAGCTCGTCGAGCTGAACCTGCAAGTCGCGAAGTCCGGCCTCGGTGAAGTCGCCGAGCACGCCAAGGCCACCCTGTCGGCCAAGGACGCGCAAGAACTGCTGGCGCTGCAAGCCAACCTGCTGCAGCCCGCCGCCGAAAAGGCCGCAGCCTACAGCCGCCACCTGTACGACATCGCCTCGGGCACCAACGCCGAAGTGAGCAAGATCGCCGAAGGCAAGATCAGCGAAGCGCAAAAGAGCTTCCTGGCCGTGGTCGACACCGCGATCAAGAACGCCCCGGCCGGCACCGAGAATGCCGCCGCGCTGGTGAAGTCGGCCGTCGCCGCTGCCAACAACGCGCTCGAGAGCGTGACGAAGGCCGCCAAGCAAGCCCAGGACGTGGCCGAAGCCAACTTCCAGGCGCTGAACACCAACGCCGTCAAGGCCACCGCTGCCGCCACCAAGGCGCGCCGCTGA